The Terriglobia bacterium genome window below encodes:
- a CDS encoding ABC transporter ATP-binding protein, which translates to MPILQVNHLTKFFGGLAAVRDVSFEVRRGQIFGFIGPNGAGKTTLFNMIAGTYKPTSGQVLCRGRDVTGLRSFHLVQEGIARTHQIVRPFRTMTVLQNVQVGASFGRQSADHKLPPEVAMEVLRNVGLQDQAETPAYVLSVGNQKKLEVARALATSPEILLCDEICGGLTHAETAAMLDLLRQIRDVGTTIMYVEHDVKAITAVCDRILVLNYGEKLAEGTSEQIQLDPAVIEAYLGVAPKGWDNA; encoded by the coding sequence CTGCCAATACTTCAGGTAAATCATCTGACGAAGTTCTTTGGGGGGTTGGCAGCGGTCCGGGACGTTAGTTTTGAAGTCCGCCGCGGACAGATCTTCGGCTTCATCGGCCCCAACGGCGCCGGCAAGACCACGCTCTTCAACATGATCGCCGGCACCTACAAGCCGACCTCCGGCCAGGTGCTGTGCCGCGGCAGGGACGTGACTGGGCTGCGCTCCTTCCATCTCGTGCAGGAAGGCATTGCCCGCACCCACCAGATCGTGCGCCCGTTCCGCACCATGACCGTGCTGCAAAACGTGCAGGTCGGCGCTTCTTTCGGCCGTCAATCCGCCGACCATAAACTCCCGCCCGAAGTCGCCATGGAAGTCCTGCGCAACGTCGGCCTGCAAGATCAAGCTGAAACTCCGGCTTACGTGCTCTCGGTCGGCAACCAGAAAAAGCTCGAAGTGGCGCGCGCCCTTGCCACCAGCCCGGAAATCCTGCTCTGCGACGAAATCTGCGGCGGCCTCACCCACGCCGAGACCGCCGCCATGCTCGACCTGCTGCGCCAGATTCGCGACGTCGGAACCACCATCATGTATGTCGAGCACGACGTCAAAGCGATTACCGCCGTGTGCGACCGCATTCTCGTCCTCAATTACGGCGAGAAACTTGCCGAAGGCACGTCCGAGCAGATCCAACTGGATCCCGCCGTGATCGAGGCGTATCTCGGCGTTGCCCCGAAAGGCTGGGACAATGCCTGA
- a CDS encoding branched-chain amino acid ABC transporter permease, which produces MKPTRRLWQLLPALLLLAVLALLPAFGLQANAVRLLFITFVWITASVGWNILGGYAGQVSFGFAVFYGIGAYTAAILIDAVHLHPYVAFLCAGVTAAIASVLIGLPTFRLRGPYFAIATIGVSETVRVVATNVGFTGGASGYRISELRPFNQAEHYYSALVLAAAAVAISYWIANSKFGLGLGAINQDEDAAADSGVNPFTYKLKAHAVAAALTGMAGGLFARYAAFIHPNGVFAFQTSVQILLMPVIGGLGTVWGGVIGGGVVGIIEEEIVARFPQAHLLLYGGLLIVIVLVEPGGILGALRNLIRRIRRIRDRRADKRAANTSGKSSDEVLWGVGSGPGR; this is translated from the coding sequence ATGAAACCAACACGGCGCTTGTGGCAACTGTTGCCGGCGTTGTTGCTCCTCGCCGTCCTGGCGCTTCTTCCTGCCTTCGGACTCCAGGCCAACGCTGTTCGTCTCCTGTTCATTACGTTCGTCTGGATCACGGCCAGTGTCGGGTGGAATATTCTCGGCGGTTATGCCGGGCAGGTCTCGTTTGGCTTCGCGGTGTTTTACGGCATCGGCGCCTACACCGCGGCCATCCTGATCGATGCCGTCCATCTGCACCCGTACGTTGCTTTTCTATGTGCGGGTGTGACGGCTGCGATCGCCTCGGTGCTGATCGGCTTGCCGACATTCCGTCTTCGCGGCCCCTATTTCGCCATCGCTACCATCGGGGTCAGCGAAACCGTGCGCGTGGTGGCCACCAACGTCGGATTTACCGGCGGCGCCAGCGGCTACCGGATTTCCGAACTCCGTCCCTTCAACCAGGCCGAGCATTATTACTCGGCCCTGGTCCTGGCCGCTGCCGCGGTCGCCATCTCGTACTGGATCGCCAATTCCAAGTTCGGGCTTGGCCTGGGCGCCATCAACCAGGATGAGGACGCCGCCGCCGATTCCGGCGTCAATCCTTTCACTTACAAGCTCAAGGCCCACGCCGTTGCCGCCGCCCTCACCGGCATGGCCGGCGGCTTGTTCGCCCGTTATGCCGCGTTCATTCATCCCAACGGCGTCTTTGCTTTTCAAACCAGCGTTCAGATCCTGCTCATGCCCGTCATCGGCGGGCTGGGCACGGTTTGGGGCGGCGTGATCGGCGGCGGTGTTGTCGGCATCATTGAGGAAGAGATCGTCGCCCGCTTTCCCCAGGCTCACCTGCTCCTCTATGGAGGGCTGCTGATCGTGATCGTGCTGGTTGAGCCGGGGGGAATTCTGGGCGCGCTTCGCAATCTCATTCGCAGGATCAGGAGGATCCGTGACCGCCGAGCAGACAAACGGGCTGCCAATACTTCAGGTAAATCATCTGACGAAGTTCTTTGGGGGGTTGGCAGCGGTCCGGGACGTTAG
- a CDS encoding ABC transporter substrate-binding protein → MAKKKASSKRGITRRDFVKIAGMAGASVVGAGVLGKAPAFAQERSLHFLLWKNFSPPADVEILRQGEEWSKQSKVKVKIEQINANDIPARAAAAIESKQGPDIIQFFHNWQNQYGDSLVDVTDICTALESKYGGYIPYAKADAMLNGKFNAVPHTIVPNIFVARQSYMKAAGTAQWPKTWEELRREGKKWKAAGHPIGQTVGHTFGDAVDFTYPYLWSYGVAERDEKGRITINSKQTLEALKFFKALWDDAMDPAGAGWDDSANNRAFLAGSIAATNNAPSIYLTATNQVILDDKGSPLVNDILHVANPAGPAGIFHYHYSQQLAIPRYSKNADVAKEFIRWLMDKEQFTKYLRRGQAYQAAALKDYMKDAMWDMFPALKPYRDHLLEAQHVGWKGAADASAARVVQNYVLIDMLANVATGKMTPDESLKWAEGQLKTIYGA, encoded by the coding sequence ATGGCCAAGAAAAAAGCATCCAGCAAACGAGGAATCACGCGCCGCGACTTTGTCAAAATCGCCGGCATGGCGGGAGCGTCCGTGGTGGGCGCCGGAGTATTGGGGAAAGCCCCGGCCTTCGCGCAGGAGAGGTCGCTCCATTTCCTGCTGTGGAAGAATTTCTCGCCGCCGGCCGACGTTGAGATCCTGCGCCAAGGCGAAGAGTGGAGCAAGCAGAGCAAGGTCAAGGTCAAGATCGAGCAGATCAACGCCAACGACATTCCCGCCCGCGCCGCCGCCGCCATCGAGAGCAAGCAAGGGCCGGACATCATCCAGTTCTTCCATAACTGGCAGAACCAGTACGGCGATTCGCTGGTTGACGTCACCGACATTTGCACCGCGCTCGAGTCCAAGTATGGCGGATACATCCCCTACGCCAAGGCGGATGCGATGCTGAACGGAAAGTTCAACGCGGTCCCGCACACCATCGTTCCCAACATTTTCGTGGCGCGCCAATCGTACATGAAGGCGGCGGGGACGGCGCAGTGGCCCAAGACGTGGGAAGAACTGCGGCGCGAAGGGAAAAAGTGGAAGGCGGCGGGACATCCGATCGGCCAGACGGTCGGGCACACCTTCGGCGATGCGGTCGACTTTACCTATCCTTATCTCTGGAGCTACGGCGTAGCGGAACGGGACGAGAAGGGCCGCATTACGATCAACAGCAAACAAACGCTGGAGGCACTGAAGTTCTTCAAGGCGTTGTGGGACGATGCCATGGATCCGGCGGGCGCGGGGTGGGACGATTCGGCCAACAATCGCGCGTTTCTGGCGGGATCGATCGCCGCGACCAACAACGCACCCAGCATCTACCTGACGGCGACGAACCAGGTGATCCTGGACGACAAAGGCTCCCCGCTAGTGAACGACATCCTGCACGTGGCGAATCCTGCCGGTCCTGCCGGGATATTCCACTACCACTACAGCCAGCAGTTAGCGATCCCCAGGTATTCGAAAAACGCCGACGTCGCCAAAGAGTTCATCCGCTGGCTGATGGACAAGGAGCAGTTCACAAAGTACCTGCGGCGCGGCCAGGCGTACCAGGCGGCAGCGCTGAAGGACTACATGAAAGACGCCATGTGGGACATGTTCCCGGCGCTGAAGCCTTACCGGGACCATCTCCTGGAAGCGCAGCATGTCGGCTGGAAAGGCGCCGCCGACGCCAGCGCTGCCCGGGTGGTGCAGAATTACGTGCTGATCGACATGCTGGCCAATGTGGCCACCGGGAAGATGACGCCGGACGAGTCGTTGAAGTGGGCCGAGGGGCAGCTCAAGACCATCTATGGTGCGTGA
- a CDS encoding LUD domain-containing protein, protein MATPAPAPESPRAVANKSSKRTLLAAIRMALRVESPAVRRNTQTFNRNRYAATSALPDYDQLKDRTRAIKERAIAALPELLATLEASVKRNGGHFYLARDAHDANHYIAGVCTRAGARLVVKGKSMTSEEVGLNHVLQAQGIEVAETDLAEFILQVADEQPSHIIAPAIHYSRERITALFKSRFKTDLPLDTGEELTRFAREHLRQKFLAADAGISGANLIAADSGSIALVESEGNIRMTTLLPPLHIAIAGVEKVLPSRADFAPFLELLAASATGQRLSSYTSIITPPLHAVPVLTNSDTAPRREFHLVLVDNGRMSMRQDPVLHEALYCIRCSACLNSCANFQTVGGHAFGGETYSGGIGGSWEAGTRALEAARFSELCTGCSRCVSQCPVRIDIPFLNSTLRQRLNQRDAGNISQLLSRSLAHDGEVAPLQKLFFGRYDASGRWGSLLAPLSNWMSAIPGARAFMEKLVGLDRRRELPPFASPTLVEAAKNRVAGVSDPKAKAVLFADIFTNYGSPSRGLATLKVFQSLGIDVVVSDTCADGRAALSQGLISTAASQARRTAELLRKYIEDGRDVVVIEPSVLAMFRLDYRRLLTDAEGQLLFESLRDHSFDAVEYLWAFMQGTGLDAAKLFPASRHPLGTRLFYHSHCQQKTVGSAAATEALLRAAGFDVATSNVECCGMAGSFGYKKEYYDLSLAVGQDLFQQVSEAESGGARVLVATGTSCHEQLASGLKRQVFYPTELLAALLPQLEG, encoded by the coding sequence ATGGCCACACCTGCGCCAGCACCGGAGTCGCCGCGCGCCGTCGCCAACAAGAGCTCCAAGCGCACGCTGCTGGCCGCCATCCGCATGGCGCTGCGCGTCGAGAGTCCAGCGGTGCGCCGCAATACGCAGACTTTCAATCGCAACCGTTACGCGGCCACCAGCGCTCTGCCTGACTACGACCAGCTCAAGGACCGCACCCGCGCCATCAAGGAACGCGCCATCGCCGCCCTGCCGGAGTTGCTCGCCACCCTGGAAGCCAGCGTCAAGCGCAACGGCGGACACTTTTATCTGGCCAGGGATGCGCACGATGCCAATCACTACATCGCCGGCGTCTGCACCCGCGCCGGAGCCCGCCTGGTGGTGAAAGGGAAGAGCATGACCTCGGAAGAGGTCGGGCTGAACCACGTGCTGCAGGCGCAGGGAATTGAAGTCGCCGAGACCGATCTCGCCGAATTCATCCTGCAGGTTGCCGACGAGCAGCCCTCGCACATCATCGCGCCGGCCATTCACTACAGCCGCGAACGAATTACGGCACTGTTCAAGAGCCGCTTTAAGACCGACCTGCCACTCGATACAGGCGAAGAACTTACGCGCTTCGCTCGCGAGCACTTGCGGCAGAAGTTCCTGGCCGCCGACGCCGGCATTTCCGGCGCCAATCTGATTGCCGCGGACTCCGGATCCATCGCCCTGGTGGAGAGCGAGGGAAATATCCGCATGACGACGCTGCTCCCGCCGCTGCACATCGCCATCGCCGGCGTGGAGAAGGTGCTGCCGTCACGGGCCGACTTTGCGCCCTTCCTCGAGCTGCTCGCCGCCAGCGCCACCGGCCAGAGGCTGTCGTCCTACACCAGTATCATCACTCCCCCGTTGCACGCCGTGCCCGTGCTCACCAACAGCGACACCGCGCCGCGCCGCGAATTCCATCTCGTGCTGGTGGATAACGGCCGCATGAGCATGCGCCAGGACCCCGTGCTTCACGAGGCGCTTTACTGCATCCGCTGCAGCGCCTGCCTGAACTCGTGCGCCAATTTCCAGACTGTCGGCGGCCATGCTTTCGGCGGCGAGACCTACTCGGGAGGCATCGGCGGCTCCTGGGAGGCCGGCACTCGCGCGCTTGAGGCTGCGCGCTTCAGCGAGCTGTGCACCGGCTGCTCGCGCTGCGTTTCGCAATGTCCCGTTCGCATTGATATTCCGTTTCTCAACTCGACGTTGCGGCAACGGCTCAATCAACGCGACGCGGGCAATATTTCCCAACTGCTCTCGAGGTCGCTAGCGCACGACGGCGAAGTCGCACCCCTGCAAAAACTCTTTTTCGGACGCTACGACGCTTCTGGCCGATGGGGCTCGCTGCTGGCGCCGTTGTCAAACTGGATGAGCGCCATCCCCGGTGCCCGCGCGTTCATGGAAAAATTGGTTGGCCTGGATCGCCGCCGTGAGTTGCCGCCATTTGCAAGTCCAACGTTGGTGGAAGCGGCGAAAAATCGCGTGGCTGGGGTGTCGGACCCGAAAGCGAAAGCTGTCCTATTCGCCGACATCTTCACCAATTACGGCTCACCCTCGCGCGGCCTGGCAACACTCAAGGTGTTCCAATCGCTCGGCATTGACGTGGTGGTCAGCGACACCTGTGCCGACGGCCGTGCCGCCCTCTCCCAGGGACTGATCTCCACCGCCGCCAGCCAGGCGCGCCGTACCGCCGAATTGCTGCGCAAGTACATTGAAGACGGCCGCGACGTGGTCGTCATCGAGCCCAGCGTGCTGGCCATGTTCCGCCTCGATTACCGCCGCCTGCTGACCGATGCCGAAGGCCAGCTCCTGTTCGAGAGTCTTCGCGATCACAGCTTCGACGCCGTCGAGTACCTTTGGGCGTTCATGCAGGGAACCGGCCTGGACGCGGCGAAACTGTTCCCGGCCTCGCGCCACCCGCTCGGCACGCGCCTCTTCTATCACAGCCATTGCCAGCAGAAGACCGTGGGCAGCGCGGCTGCCACCGAGGCCCTGCTTCGAGCCGCCGGTTTTGACGTTGCCACCTCCAACGTCGAATGCTGCGGTATGGCCGGCAGCTTCGGGTACAAGAAAGAGTATTACGATCTCAGCCTGGCCGTGGGCCAGGACCTGTTCCAGCAGGTATCCGAAGCCGAGTCTGGCGGGGCGCGCGTGCTGGTGGCCACCGGAACCTCGTGCCACGAGCAACTCGCGTCCGGACTCAAACGCCAGGTGTTTTATCCGACCGAACTCCTCGCGGCCCTGCTCCCGCAGCTTGAGGGCTGA
- a CDS encoding sugar ABC transporter permease, whose product MVRDAAGTVPQVGTETSHPEQGPGKPGKSRYKAALELLERPNVLGYLLMMPAGFIILFFIAYPFAWGVWMSLTNKQIGMAWSQVKFVGLGNYVDLVTKDAIFRGTVWNSFAYTGVATVIKWALGMWLAVLLNRMTRLQRIVRAAVLLPWIVPTVLSSIAFLWIFDPDFSVINWTLRHFYSWMGWGYFRGPLWLANPTLALASVTFVNIWRGTPFFAISFLAGLQTISPELYEAAMIDGANGWQRFWHVTLPGIKPIMIVVLVFSVIVTFSDFQIVYVLTRGGPANSTHLFATYAYQVAMVGSRLGLGAAVSLFMLPILTVMIIFQLVYLRREKA is encoded by the coding sequence ATGGTGCGTGACGCGGCAGGGACCGTGCCCCAGGTCGGTACGGAAACATCGCATCCCGAGCAAGGACCAGGGAAGCCAGGAAAAAGCAGGTACAAGGCCGCTCTAGAGTTGCTGGAGCGGCCGAATGTGCTTGGCTACCTGCTGATGATGCCGGCCGGGTTCATCATCCTGTTCTTCATCGCCTACCCGTTCGCCTGGGGCGTCTGGATGAGCCTCACCAACAAACAGATCGGAATGGCGTGGTCGCAGGTGAAGTTCGTCGGGTTGGGCAATTATGTAGACCTGGTGACCAAGGATGCGATTTTCCGGGGCACGGTGTGGAACAGCTTCGCCTATACGGGCGTCGCGACGGTAATCAAGTGGGCCCTGGGCATGTGGCTGGCTGTCCTGCTCAACCGGATGACCCGCCTGCAGCGCATCGTGCGTGCCGCCGTGCTGCTGCCGTGGATCGTGCCCACGGTGCTCAGTTCGATCGCCTTCCTCTGGATCTTTGACCCCGACTTCAGCGTGATCAATTGGACGCTGCGGCATTTTTACAGTTGGATGGGGTGGGGATACTTCCGCGGGCCGCTCTGGCTGGCCAACCCGACGCTGGCGCTGGCGTCGGTTACGTTTGTGAACATTTGGCGCGGCACGCCGTTTTTCGCCATCTCCTTTCTCGCCGGTCTGCAGACGATCAGCCCGGAGCTGTACGAGGCGGCGATGATCGACGGCGCCAACGGGTGGCAGCGCTTCTGGCATGTGACGCTGCCGGGCATCAAGCCCATCATGATCGTCGTCCTGGTCTTTTCCGTGATTGTGACCTTCTCCGACTTCCAGATCGTCTACGTGCTGACGCGCGGGGGCCCCGCGAACAGCACGCACCTGTTTGCCACCTACGCGTACCAGGTGGCGATGGTCGGGTCGCGGCTGGGACTGGGGGCGGCGGTGTCGCTTTTCATGTTGCCAATACTTACCGTCATGATCATCTTCCAGCTCGTCTACCTGCGGCGGGAGAAGGCATAG
- a CDS encoding amino acid ABC transporter substrate-binding protein, whose protein sequence is MSTRHIRSLCVAVASCILFTTSFVSTAWSQDEIKVGVIFSITGREAKPGQYQKEGVELAIKQINEQGGVFVKSLKKKLPIKEIFYDDGSDQAKSASLAERAMSSDQVIAVVGPYSSAIGEAQSVMPDRYKTPWITPGAAASTIFAKGYKYTFGNLSPVNLLGETTGEYLKSMVDSGKLKKGLKIAIAVENTDHGVDYVNGIVDWVKKNPGYFSIVFNEKFDLGSPDFSALLQKVKNTHADIFLSDAHLQDYITMQRQYLQNGMYHQMVSYGARAAETDARKALGDGINYIFAGIWWSKDLPYPQVKKFNQDYKQFTGHDPDSYYPATAYDAVRILVQAIEKAGSLNKDAIRDQLHKIEFKGALTPGQVVKFAANGQAHLPYVIVQAKPGGKADIVFPKDAATGESVAPMPKR, encoded by the coding sequence GTGAGCACTCGCCACATTCGATCACTCTGCGTTGCTGTTGCCAGTTGCATTCTCTTCACCACTAGCTTCGTTTCCACGGCGTGGAGCCAGGACGAAATCAAGGTTGGCGTCATCTTCTCCATCACCGGCCGTGAAGCCAAGCCCGGCCAATATCAGAAGGAAGGCGTCGAGCTCGCCATCAAACAGATCAACGAGCAGGGCGGAGTGTTCGTGAAGAGCCTGAAGAAGAAGCTGCCCATTAAGGAAATCTTCTACGACGACGGCTCTGATCAGGCCAAGTCCGCCTCGCTTGCCGAGCGCGCCATGAGCTCTGACCAGGTCATCGCCGTTGTTGGCCCCTATTCCAGCGCTATCGGCGAGGCCCAATCGGTGATGCCCGACCGCTACAAGACGCCCTGGATCACGCCGGGCGCCGCCGCCTCCACCATCTTCGCCAAGGGTTACAAGTACACCTTTGGTAATCTCAGCCCGGTCAACCTCCTCGGCGAAACCACCGGCGAGTACCTCAAGTCGATGGTGGATTCCGGCAAGTTGAAAAAGGGACTGAAGATCGCCATCGCGGTGGAAAATACCGACCATGGCGTGGACTACGTCAATGGCATTGTTGACTGGGTCAAGAAAAATCCGGGCTACTTCTCGATTGTTTTTAATGAGAAGTTCGATCTCGGCTCGCCCGACTTCTCCGCCCTCCTGCAAAAGGTGAAGAACACCCACGCCGACATCTTCCTCTCCGACGCCCACCTGCAGGACTACATCACCATGCAGCGCCAGTACCTGCAAAACGGCATGTACCACCAGATGGTCAGCTACGGCGCCCGCGCTGCCGAGACTGACGCTCGCAAGGCGCTGGGTGACGGCATCAACTACATCTTTGCCGGAATCTGGTGGTCGAAAGACCTGCCCTACCCGCAGGTGAAAAAGTTCAACCAGGATTACAAGCAGTTCACCGGGCACGACCCGGATTCCTATTATCCGGCCACCGCCTACGATGCGGTGCGCATCCTGGTTCAGGCCATCGAGAAGGCCGGTTCGCTCAATAAGGATGCCATCCGCGACCAGCTTCACAAGATTGAGTTCAAGGGCGCCCTGACTCCCGGGCAGGTGGTGAAGTTCGCCGCCAATGGCCAGGCCCATCTACCCTATGTCATCGTTCAGGCCAAGCCCGGTGGTAAGGCGGACATCGTGTTTCCAAAGGACGCGGCCACGGGCGAATCCGTAGCCCCAATGCCGAAGAGATAA
- a CDS encoding carbohydrate ABC transporter permease: MASKVVGETFAKRLAFFHLPLFLFVLFALFPFYWMFVTSIKSTHETYNREVNPYIPVACTTTVVEQVRTLHFDGSALMENCAYHWRSLLRDTLFVRWLENTLLVAIVSTAISLFAGITSAYALARLNFRGANTLGILIFITYLVPPTLLFIPLSDVIGNMPILHTNLLNSPWALIIAYPTFQVPFCTWLLTGYFRTIPKELEEAAMVDGATRIQAMVKIVLPLALPGVLSAGMFAFTLSANEFLYALIMIYDAGNKTVPVGVVSELIKGDVFYWGELMSGALLGSVPVALIYSFFVEHYVAGMTGAVKG, encoded by the coding sequence ATGGCGAGCAAGGTGGTCGGCGAGACCTTTGCCAAGCGGCTGGCGTTTTTTCATCTGCCGCTTTTCTTATTTGTTCTCTTCGCCCTGTTCCCCTTCTACTGGATGTTCGTGACGTCGATCAAATCGACGCACGAAACCTACAACCGCGAGGTCAACCCGTACATTCCCGTGGCGTGTACGACGACGGTGGTGGAGCAAGTGCGCACGCTGCACTTCGACGGATCGGCGCTGATGGAGAACTGCGCCTACCACTGGCGGTCGCTGCTGCGGGACACGCTGTTCGTGCGCTGGCTGGAGAACACGTTGCTGGTGGCGATCGTTTCCACGGCCATCTCGCTGTTCGCGGGGATCACCTCGGCCTATGCCCTGGCGCGGCTCAATTTCCGGGGCGCAAACACGCTGGGCATCCTGATCTTCATCACCTACCTGGTGCCGCCCACGCTGCTCTTCATTCCGCTCTCGGACGTGATCGGCAATATGCCGATCCTGCACACCAACCTGCTGAACTCGCCGTGGGCGCTGATTATCGCTTATCCGACCTTCCAGGTTCCCTTCTGCACCTGGCTTCTGACGGGTTATTTCCGGACCATTCCGAAGGAGCTGGAAGAGGCAGCGATGGTGGACGGAGCGACGCGAATCCAGGCGATGGTCAAGATTGTGCTTCCGCTGGCATTGCCGGGCGTACTATCGGCGGGGATGTTCGCGTTTACGCTCTCGGCGAATGAGTTCCTGTATGCGCTGATCATGATCTATGATGCGGGGAATAAAACCGTCCCGGTCGGCGTGGTCAGCGAACTGATCAAAGGCGATGTTTTTTACTGGGGAGAGCTGATGTCGGGCGCGCTGCTGGGGTCGGTGCCGGTGGCCCTGATCTATTCGTTCTTTGTCGAGCACTACGTGGCGGGCATGACCGGCGCGGTGAAAGGTTGA
- a CDS encoding ABC transporter ATP-binding protein: MPDASANNVLLSIERLAAGYGAVQVLWDVSLSVPRGEIVTMIGSNGAGKTTTLNAVIGVLKIKSGRIVFKGEDITALPPHERVKRHISLVPEGRQLWPRMTVEDNLLMGAFPPNLRRGAHKGLTRVYDLFPRLKERRGQLAGTLSGGEQQMCAVGRGLMGEPELLMLDEPSLGLAPKLVDEIFGHVEQIRKEGVTILLVAQNVSYALQMSETAYLMETGRITLSGSSKSLINNKYIRDAYVGKS; encoded by the coding sequence ATGCCTGACGCCTCGGCCAACAATGTCCTGCTCTCCATTGAGCGCCTCGCGGCCGGCTACGGCGCGGTGCAGGTCTTGTGGGACGTTTCCTTGTCGGTGCCGCGCGGCGAGATCGTCACCATGATCGGCTCCAATGGCGCCGGCAAAACCACCACCTTGAACGCGGTGATCGGCGTCCTGAAGATCAAGAGCGGCCGCATTGTTTTCAAAGGTGAGGACATCACCGCCCTGCCGCCGCACGAGCGCGTCAAGCGCCACATCAGCCTCGTCCCCGAAGGCCGCCAGCTTTGGCCGCGCATGACGGTGGAAGACAACCTCCTCATGGGCGCCTTTCCGCCCAACCTGCGCCGCGGCGCCCACAAGGGCCTCACCCGCGTTTACGATCTCTTCCCTCGCCTCAAGGAGCGCCGCGGGCAACTTGCCGGCACGTTGTCCGGCGGCGAGCAGCAGATGTGCGCCGTCGGACGCGGCCTCATGGGTGAACCCGAACTGCTGATGCTCGACGAACCCTCGCTCGGCCTCGCCCCCAAGCTGGTGGACGAAATCTTCGGCCACGTTGAGCAAATCCGCAAGGAGGGTGTCACCATTCTCCTGGTCGCCCAGAACGTCAGCTACGCGCTGCAAATGTCGGAAACGGCCTACCTCATGGAGACGGGGCGTATCACGCTGTCCGGCAGCAGCAAGTCGCTGATCAACAACAAATACATTCGCGATGCCTACGTGGGGAAGAGCTAG
- a CDS encoding LUD domain-containing protein — translation MSLLDAFEKSATAAAATVERVPRDPDQIAAAVARVAPAGPLAVAAPLYVPADLFDACRRLPGAFDARSRKAMDDCVVGITDAFAGVAHSGSICVCIDHDYAGFISLLSRFHVAVLPAENIVERPADLFRPDRLNGDGLRRNFVFITGPSATADMGPLVRGVHGPHRLHVIVV, via the coding sequence ATGTCCCTGCTCGATGCCTTCGAAAAATCGGCCACTGCTGCCGCAGCAACGGTCGAACGTGTCCCCCGCGATCCCGATCAGATTGCCGCCGCCGTTGCCCGCGTCGCGCCCGCCGGGCCCCTGGCCGTCGCCGCACCTCTTTACGTGCCTGCCGATTTGTTCGACGCCTGCCGCCGTCTTCCCGGTGCGTTTGACGCACGCAGCCGCAAGGCAATGGACGACTGCGTGGTCGGCATCACCGACGCCTTTGCCGGCGTGGCGCACAGCGGTTCCATTTGCGTCTGCATCGATCACGACTATGCCGGCTTCATCAGCCTGCTCTCCCGTTTTCATGTTGCGGTGCTGCCCGCCGAGAACATCGTCGAGCGTCCCGCCGACCTGTTCCGCCCCGACCGCCTGAACGGCGATGGTCTGCGGCGCAACTTCGTCTTTATCACCGGGCCCAGCGCCACCGCTGACATGGGACCGCTGGTGCGCGGGGTTCACGGCCCGCATCGCCTGCACGTCATCGTGGTATAG
- a CDS encoding branched-chain amino acid ABC transporter permease, translating into MDLADFANLLVAAVLLAGIYAVMSVGMTVIYGVMKIVNLAHAGFMMLGAYFAMELFDRFHLDPILAALAVFPLMVIVGIFVHWLLVRWLPRSDQPTLPSLLLMFGLWLVLQNLGYLIWGNTDRSIFTPRTLDVIHLGPIIIPTIRLYVFGAAAGCVLLLELLLNWTWFGRALRALVQNRYAGQIVGVNDQRVAGLTFGIGIGFAGLAGALLASLYSFNPDFGRPFLIRAFVIIVLGGLESVGGVAVGALVLSLVESLSIIWLPAGYQLAISFGLLVVVLLVLPGGIASLLGRIRRLA; encoded by the coding sequence ATGGACCTGGCTGACTTTGCCAACCTGCTGGTGGCCGCGGTGCTGCTGGCGGGCATCTACGCCGTGATGTCGGTCGGTATGACGGTGATCTATGGCGTGATGAAGATCGTGAACCTCGCACATGCGGGGTTCATGATGCTGGGCGCCTATTTCGCGATGGAGCTGTTTGACCGTTTCCACCTCGATCCCATCCTGGCCGCGCTGGCCGTGTTTCCCCTCATGGTGATCGTGGGCATCTTCGTTCACTGGTTGCTGGTGCGCTGGCTGCCGCGTTCCGACCAGCCGACCCTGCCCTCGCTGCTGCTGATGTTTGGCCTCTGGCTCGTGCTCCAGAACCTGGGCTACCTGATTTGGGGCAATACCGACCGGTCCATCTTCACTCCCCGCACGCTCGATGTGATCCACCTCGGCCCGATCATCATTCCTACGATTCGCCTCTACGTTTTCGGCGCCGCCGCCGGGTGTGTGCTGCTGCTGGAATTGCTGCTCAACTGGACATGGTTCGGCCGCGCACTCCGGGCGCTGGTTCAAAACCGCTATGCCGGGCAAATTGTCGGGGTCAACGACCAGAGGGTCGCGGGCCTGACGTTCGGGATTGGCATTGGCTTTGCCGGACTTGCCGGCGCGCTGCTCGCCAGTTTGTACTCTTTCAATCCTGACTTCGGCCGGCCCTTCCTGATCCGCGCCTTCGTCATCATCGTGCTCGGCGGGCTGGAATCGGTTGGGGGCGTCGCCGTGGGCGCACTCGTGCTGTCTCTGGTCGAAAGTCTCAGCATCATCTGGCTACCTGCCGGCTACCAGCTTGCCATTTCCTTCGGCCTGCTGGTAGTCGTGCTGCTTGTCCTTCCCGGAGGCATCGCCAGTCTGCTCGGGAGAATCCGGCGGCTCGCATGA